Proteins co-encoded in one Corynebacterium tuberculostearicum genomic window:
- the dnaJ gene encoding molecular chaperone DnaJ produces MARDYYGILGVDKNASDQEIKKAYRKMARKYHPDLNPDDETAAEKFRDAALAQEVLLDPQKRQIVDMGGDPMEQGGGAGAGAGGFGGFGGGGLGDIFAEFFGGGAGGSRGPKSRVQPGNDALLRTRITLEEAYSGLKKKVTVDTAVLCDSCGGTGSESKAKPVTCDNCNGMGEIQEMQRSFLGNVMTTRPCPKCQGFGEVITDPCNHCAGDGRVKKRRDITVNIPAGINDGMRIRMASQGEVGHGGGPAGDLYVEVHTEDHPVFQRNADDLNLTVRVPMIDAALGTNFTIDQLSGEELTIDIEPGTQPGESIKVDGAGMPRLRTDGYGNLFAHVDVVVPKDLDRKTRESLEKIRNSRDEGARVRTTGDGQEESFFSRIRDKFRR; encoded by the coding sequence GTGGCTCGTGACTACTACGGCATCCTCGGTGTTGATAAGAACGCATCTGACCAGGAGATTAAGAAGGCCTATCGCAAAATGGCCCGCAAGTATCACCCGGATTTGAACCCGGATGATGAAACCGCGGCGGAGAAGTTCCGCGATGCCGCGCTGGCCCAGGAGGTCCTGCTGGATCCGCAAAAGCGCCAGATTGTGGACATGGGCGGCGATCCAATGGAGCAGGGCGGCGGTGCCGGTGCTGGCGCCGGTGGCTTTGGCGGCTTCGGTGGCGGCGGCCTAGGCGATATCTTCGCCGAGTTCTTCGGCGGCGGCGCTGGCGGCTCCCGCGGCCCGAAGTCCCGCGTCCAACCGGGCAATGATGCCCTGCTGCGCACCCGCATCACCCTGGAAGAGGCCTATAGCGGCCTGAAGAAGAAGGTCACCGTGGATACCGCGGTGCTGTGCGATAGCTGCGGTGGCACCGGCTCCGAGTCCAAGGCCAAGCCGGTTACCTGCGATAACTGCAATGGCATGGGTGAAATCCAGGAGATGCAGCGCAGCTTCTTGGGCAACGTCATGACCACCCGCCCGTGCCCGAAGTGCCAGGGCTTTGGCGAGGTCATCACCGATCCGTGCAACCACTGCGCCGGTGATGGCCGCGTGAAGAAGCGCCGCGATATCACCGTGAATATCCCGGCCGGCATTAATGACGGCATGCGCATCCGCATGGCCTCCCAGGGCGAGGTCGGCCACGGCGGCGGCCCAGCCGGTGACCTCTACGTCGAGGTCCACACGGAGGATCACCCCGTATTCCAACGCAACGCCGATGACCTAAACCTCACCGTGCGCGTGCCGATGATTGATGCCGCCTTGGGTACCAACTTCACCATCGATCAGCTAAGTGGCGAAGAACTCACCATCGATATCGAGCCGGGCACCCAGCCGGGCGAGTCCATCAAGGTCGATGGCGCGGGCATGCCGCGTCTGCGCACCGATGGCTATGGCAACCTCTTTGCCCACGTGGACGTCGTTGTGCCCAAGGATTTGGACCGCAAGACCCGCGAATCCCTGGAGAAGATCCGCAACTCCCGCGACGAGGGCGCGCGCGTGCGCACCACCGGCGACGGCCAAGAGGAATCCTTCTTTAGCCGCATTCGCGATAAGTTCCGCCGCTAA
- the hemW gene encoding radical SAM family heme chaperone HemW, whose product MTEPFGLYIHVPFCATRCGYCDFNTYTPGELGSPRDLTGPYLDALDRELELAAARVERPAETVFIGGGTPSLLGGKGLTRILDTVRSTFGLAPGAEVTTESNPESTSPEYFAQLADAGYTRISLGMQSASPGVLQVLERAHTPGRAFAAAREARAAGFEHVNLDMIYGTPTETDDNVRQTLDRVLETGVDHVSAYSLIVEDGTRMARKVKKGILPAPDEDVLARRYEMISTALEAEGFEWYEVSNWSRPGGECEHNRIYWVDGNWWGAGPGAHSHLGNERFFNVKHPSRYIDALGRDELPIKETETLTDADRHMEKVMLGLRLREGIPEAWLDAHAAPALERFIDRGLLERAGDRVRITKPGRLLADGIITDLLVAEEI is encoded by the coding sequence ATGACTGAACCCTTCGGGCTGTATATCCACGTTCCCTTCTGTGCCACTCGCTGTGGGTATTGCGATTTTAATACCTATACCCCAGGCGAGCTCGGCAGCCCGCGCGATCTCACCGGGCCCTACCTGGATGCCTTGGACCGCGAGCTGGAGCTGGCGGCTGCGCGCGTGGAACGGCCGGCCGAGACCGTCTTCATCGGCGGCGGCACGCCCTCGCTGTTGGGCGGCAAGGGGCTTACCCGCATCCTGGACACGGTCCGTTCCACCTTTGGCCTAGCCCCAGGCGCAGAAGTCACCACGGAATCCAACCCAGAGTCCACCTCACCGGAGTATTTTGCCCAGCTTGCCGACGCCGGCTATACCCGCATCAGCCTCGGCATGCAGTCCGCATCCCCCGGCGTTCTCCAAGTCCTGGAACGCGCCCACACCCCCGGCCGCGCCTTCGCCGCTGCTCGCGAGGCCCGCGCCGCTGGCTTCGAGCACGTCAACCTGGACATGATCTATGGCACGCCCACCGAAACGGATGACAATGTGCGCCAGACCTTGGACCGCGTGCTGGAGACCGGCGTGGACCATGTCAGCGCCTACTCGCTCATCGTGGAAGATGGCACCCGCATGGCCCGCAAGGTCAAAAAGGGAATCCTGCCCGCCCCCGATGAGGACGTGTTGGCCCGGCGCTACGAGATGATTTCAACCGCCCTCGAGGCGGAAGGATTTGAGTGGTACGAGGTCTCCAATTGGTCCAGGCCGGGCGGCGAGTGCGAGCACAACCGCATCTATTGGGTGGATGGCAATTGGTGGGGCGCAGGCCCTGGCGCCCACTCGCATCTAGGAAACGAGCGCTTCTTTAACGTCAAGCACCCCTCGCGCTATATCGATGCCCTTGGCCGCGATGAGCTGCCCATCAAGGAAACCGAAACGCTAACTGATGCCGACCGTCACATGGAAAAAGTCATGCTCGGCCTGCGCCTGCGCGAGGGCATCCCGGAGGCCTGGCTCGATGCCCACGCTGCCCCGGCCCTCGAGCGCTTCATTGATCGTGGCTTGCTCGAACGCGCCGGCGATCGCGTGCGCATCACCAAGCCCGGCCGCCTGCTGGCCGATGGCATCATTACCGATCTCCTCGTCGCCGAAGAAATCTAA
- a CDS encoding ATP-binding protein translates to MDDALNPYTPGSGLAPTVLTGRDRNLQAFDNLTKRVENNLLGRPMLLIGLRGVGKTVLLNQLKSRADKCDWLTVKVEASQGVRGAESVRRAIANGLAKASLRYRAKALVKESALALSRAVASFHLSLGDGAMNLGVETKDLAPVTGNLELDLQDVTSAVAETLKKDRKALAFFIDEMQDLDEEMMEALISAQHEAGQNRLPFYIIGAGLPSLPGKVARSRSYAERMFEVHTIDRLGLHSARKALSAPAERQNVEFEDDALDFLAEASGQYPYFLQEFGSQIWKVGEISPFTIVDARQAARLGTKQLDAGFFQARWDRATPAERDYLSAMAALGDGSAETKEIGERLGKDNKALGPVRAKLINKGLIYSPEHGKVRYTVPNFKEFIIRRSE, encoded by the coding sequence ATGGACGATGCACTAAATCCGTATACGCCCGGTTCGGGACTTGCCCCTACAGTCCTCACCGGGCGCGATAGGAATCTGCAAGCTTTTGACAACTTGACTAAGCGTGTAGAAAACAATTTGCTTGGCCGCCCGATGTTGCTCATTGGTCTTCGTGGAGTCGGCAAGACGGTCCTTTTGAACCAATTGAAATCACGGGCCGATAAGTGTGACTGGCTCACGGTAAAAGTTGAAGCTTCGCAAGGCGTGCGCGGGGCGGAGAGCGTACGGCGGGCAATTGCCAACGGGCTAGCTAAAGCTTCGCTGCGTTACCGTGCGAAGGCGTTGGTGAAAGAGAGCGCTTTGGCACTGTCCCGTGCGGTTGCATCTTTTCACCTTTCCTTAGGAGACGGAGCAATGAACCTAGGGGTGGAGACTAAGGATTTAGCTCCAGTTACCGGAAACCTAGAGCTCGACCTGCAGGATGTCACCTCTGCTGTAGCGGAAACCCTAAAAAAGGATAGAAAGGCCCTTGCTTTCTTTATCGATGAAATGCAAGACCTAGATGAGGAAATGATGGAGGCGTTAATTTCGGCCCAGCATGAAGCAGGCCAAAACCGCCTACCATTTTATATTATCGGCGCTGGTCTACCGAGCTTGCCCGGAAAAGTTGCTAGGTCGCGCTCCTATGCGGAGCGCATGTTTGAGGTGCACACCATTGACCGCCTTGGCTTGCATTCGGCGCGCAAAGCTCTATCTGCACCCGCTGAGCGCCAAAACGTGGAATTCGAAGATGACGCTCTGGATTTTCTTGCGGAGGCAAGTGGACAGTATCCGTACTTTTTACAAGAGTTTGGATCCCAAATTTGGAAGGTAGGCGAAATCTCACCATTTACCATTGTGGATGCAAGGCAGGCCGCTCGCTTGGGAACAAAGCAACTAGACGCAGGCTTCTTCCAAGCTCGCTGGGATCGAGCTACGCCAGCTGAAAGAGACTATCTCAGTGCCATGGCAGCCTTAGGCGATGGTTCAGCGGAAACAAAAGAAATCGGTGAACGCCTGGGGAAGGATAATAAGGCTCTTGGTCCGGTTCGGGCTAAGCTCATAAACAAAGGACTCATTTATTCCCCTGAGCACGGTAAAGTTCGGTACACCGTCCCGAATTTTAAAGAATTTATCATTCGCCGAAGCGAATAG
- the hrcA gene encoding heat-inducible transcriptional repressor HrcA → MSTSTDARRKEVLRAIVADYIASHEPVGSKSLLERYQLGVSSATIRNDMAVLESQGLIAQQHASSGRVPTQQGYRHFVDSLHEVKPLSTPERRAMLNFLEGGVDLEDVLRRSVQLLAQVTKQAAVVQLPNLKVSRVKHCEVVALSPVRLLLVLITDNGRVDQRNVELDEIIDQDQTFRLRDIVNSALVGKTLTDASVELAHLVDDAPLDIRHHVLKVATTLIETLVEQPSDRLIMAGASNLTRVAREFPEGLPKIIEALEEQVVVLKLLARVPDLGNVSVVIGEENEEDQLRQASVVATGYGLGTGDEVATLGGLGVVGPTFMDYSGTISRVSAVARYVSEILAGEQCE, encoded by the coding sequence GTGTCTACCTCAACCGATGCCCGCCGCAAGGAAGTCCTGCGCGCCATCGTGGCGGACTATATTGCCTCCCACGAACCGGTCGGCTCAAAGTCGCTATTGGAGCGCTACCAGTTGGGTGTCTCCTCGGCCACTATCCGCAATGACATGGCCGTGCTGGAGTCCCAGGGCCTTATCGCCCAGCAGCACGCTAGCTCCGGCCGCGTGCCCACCCAGCAGGGCTACCGTCACTTCGTTGACTCCCTCCATGAGGTCAAGCCGCTTTCAACCCCGGAGCGCCGCGCCATGCTCAATTTCTTGGAAGGCGGCGTTGATTTGGAGGACGTGCTGCGCCGCTCGGTGCAGCTATTGGCACAGGTGACGAAGCAGGCGGCCGTTGTCCAGCTGCCCAACCTCAAGGTCTCCCGCGTCAAGCATTGCGAGGTCGTGGCGCTGTCCCCGGTGCGCCTGCTGCTGGTGCTTATTACCGATAACGGCCGCGTGGACCAGCGCAATGTGGAGCTCGATGAAATCATCGACCAGGACCAGACCTTCCGCCTGCGCGACATTGTCAACAGCGCCTTGGTGGGCAAGACGCTTACCGATGCCTCCGTGGAACTTGCCCACCTCGTCGACGACGCCCCCTTGGATATCCGCCACCATGTGCTCAAGGTAGCTACCACCCTCATCGAGACCTTGGTGGAACAGCCCTCCGACCGGCTGATTATGGCCGGTGCCTCCAACCTGACACGTGTGGCCCGCGAGTTCCCAGAAGGTTTGCCCAAGATTATTGAGGCGTTGGAGGAGCAGGTTGTCGTCCTCAAGCTGCTTGCCCGCGTGCCGGACCTAGGCAATGTTTCTGTGGTCATCGGCGAGGAAAACGAGGAAGACCAGCTGCGCCAAGCCTCCGTAGTAGCCACGGGCTACGGCCTTGGCACCGGCGATGAGGTGGCCACACTCGGCGGCCTTGGCGTAGTGGGGCCGACCTTTATGGATTACTCGGGAACAATTTCTAGGGTCTCTGCCGTTGCACGGTATGTGAGCGAAATTTTGGCCGGCGAGCAGTGCGAGTAA